A stretch of the Bacillus licheniformis DSM 13 = ATCC 14580 genome encodes the following:
- the rplM gene encoding 50S ribosomal protein L13, whose amino-acid sequence MRTTPMANASNIERKWLVVDAAGKTLGRLSTEVASILRGKHKPTYTPHVDTGDHVIIINAEKIELTGKKLTDKIYYRHTQHPGGLKSRTALEMRTNYPEKMLELAIKGMLPKGSLGRQMFKKLNVYRGSEHPHQAQKPEVYELRG is encoded by the coding sequence ATGCGTACAACACCTATGGCTAACGCAAGTAATATTGAACGCAAGTGGTTAGTTGTTGATGCTGCTGGCAAGACGCTAGGACGTCTTTCTACTGAAGTTGCATCTATCCTTCGCGGAAAACATAAACCAACTTACACACCACACGTTGACACTGGAGATCATGTGATCATCATCAACGCTGAAAAAATCGAGTTAACTGGTAAAAAGTTAACGGACAAAATCTACTACCGTCACACTCAACATCCAGGCGGTTTAAAATCAAGAACTGCTCTTGAAATGCGTACAAACTACCCTGAGAAAATGCTTGAACTTGCGATCAAAGGCATGCTTCCAAAAGGTTCTCTAGGTCGTCAAATGTTCAAAAAATTGAATGTATACCGTGGTTCTGAGCATCCACACCAAGCACAAAAACCTGAAGTTTACGAACTTCGCGGTTAA
- the rpsI gene encoding 30S ribosomal protein S9, producing MAQVQYYGTGRRKSSVARVRLVPGEGRIIVNNREISEHIPSAALIEDIKQPLTLTETAGTYDVLVNVHGGGFSGQAGAIRHGIARALLEADPEYRSTLKRAGLLTRDARMKERKKYGLKGARRAPQFSKR from the coding sequence TTGGCACAGGTTCAATATTACGGTACTGGCCGTCGTAAAAGCTCTGTAGCGCGCGTGCGTTTAGTTCCAGGAGAAGGCCGTATCATCGTGAATAATCGTGAAATCAGCGAGCACATCCCATCTGCAGCTCTAATCGAAGATATCAAACAACCATTAACTTTGACTGAAACAGCTGGTACTTATGACGTTTTAGTAAACGTACATGGAGGCGGCTTCTCCGGTCAAGCTGGAGCAATCCGTCACGGTATCGCCCGCGCTTTGCTTGAAGCAGATCCGGAATACCGTTCAACTCTAAAACGTGCCGGTCTACTGACTCGTGACGCACGTATGAAAGAGCGTAAAAAATACGGACTTAAAGGCGCACGCCGTGCACCTCAGTTCTCAAAACGTTAA
- a CDS encoding DinB family protein has protein sequence MKGLFQYNWEVRHAWFKWCLSQPQEELVKKRSGGMGSIKKNLFHIVDVEVSWIYAILEKPDIQPDYSHYQTIQQIARFSDLHRSEIESVIFNYSSAFEHLPVKAAWSDEVCTQGDILRHLIAHEIHHIGQISVWTRESGSAPVSASYIGRKI, from the coding sequence GTGAAAGGATTGTTTCAATATAATTGGGAAGTTCGACATGCATGGTTTAAGTGGTGCCTCAGCCAGCCGCAAGAGGAGCTGGTCAAGAAGCGTTCAGGCGGAATGGGAAGCATTAAGAAAAATCTGTTTCATATTGTAGATGTGGAAGTAAGCTGGATCTACGCCATTTTAGAAAAACCGGATATTCAACCTGATTACTCTCATTACCAGACGATTCAGCAGATCGCTCGGTTTTCCGACCTGCACCGCTCAGAAATAGAAAGTGTAATTTTTAATTATTCCAGCGCCTTCGAACATCTGCCGGTTAAAGCGGCTTGGTCAGACGAAGTCTGTACGCAAGGCGATATTTTAAGGCATTTAATCGCACACGAGATCCACCATATCGGCCAAATCTCCGTCTGGACGAGGGAATCGGGCTCTGCTCCAGTATCCGCTTCATATATAGGGCGGAAAATATAA
- a CDS encoding YbaK family protein: MGTVVSFNNEKQKKQINLEKQLLRELSLEKMLNSAEECFAPLFHFFSKHTDILYDGCIDFAIEAYLLGAEYGKFGYHGEPVHRAMIRSEKEEKQLLHELYEYAVSWSEAFNVQAAYEPLYYACEYFIQSWWKEGFSQRERRFKLRLR, encoded by the coding sequence ATGGGGACGGTCGTATCTTTTAACAATGAAAAACAAAAGAAGCAGATCAATTTGGAAAAACAGCTTCTGCGCGAACTGTCTTTGGAAAAAATGCTGAATTCTGCAGAGGAATGCTTTGCTCCTCTTTTTCACTTTTTTTCTAAGCATACGGATATCTTATATGACGGCTGCATCGACTTTGCCATTGAGGCATATTTGCTGGGAGCCGAGTACGGGAAGTTCGGCTATCACGGAGAACCCGTTCATCGAGCGATGATCCGCTCAGAAAAAGAAGAAAAACAGCTACTGCACGAGCTTTATGAATATGCTGTCAGCTGGTCTGAGGCTTTTAATGTTCAAGCTGCTTATGAACCGCTCTATTATGCCTGCGAATACTTCATCCAAAGCTGGTGGAAGGAAGGCTTCAGCCAGCGGGAAAGACGCTTTAAGCTTCGGCTCAGATAA
- the cwlD gene encoding N-acetylmuramoyl-L-alanine amidase CwlD, with protein MKKKIKWLGFLLGFVVLLCLFQYQFNNDDSWRSWNLPLSGKIIYIDPGHGGADGGASSGELLEKDVALEVSLRIRDYLQEQGALVMLTREDDHDLAPEETRGLSRRKAEDLRKRVDMINNSEADLYLSIHLNAIPSARWSGAQSFYYGQYEENERAAKFIQDELRHNLENTTRKAKRIHGIYLMQNVKKPGALVEIGFLSNPEEAKQLAKPKYQDKIAASVYKGVLRYFTEDRDPPE; from the coding sequence ATGAAGAAAAAAATAAAATGGCTCGGGTTTTTACTCGGCTTTGTCGTTTTATTATGTTTATTTCAATATCAATTCAACAATGATGATTCTTGGCGGTCATGGAATCTTCCGCTGAGCGGCAAAATCATTTATATTGATCCTGGACACGGGGGCGCCGATGGAGGGGCATCAAGCGGTGAACTCCTTGAAAAAGACGTGGCTCTTGAAGTATCCCTAAGAATCAGGGACTATCTCCAGGAGCAGGGCGCCTTGGTGATGCTGACGCGGGAGGACGATCATGATCTCGCTCCTGAAGAAACGAGGGGACTCAGCAGAAGAAAAGCTGAAGACTTGCGGAAGAGGGTCGATATGATCAACAATTCTGAAGCCGATCTTTACCTCAGCATCCATTTGAATGCGATTCCTTCCGCGCGATGGAGCGGTGCGCAAAGCTTCTATTACGGGCAATATGAAGAGAATGAACGGGCCGCCAAGTTTATTCAGGATGAATTAAGACATAATCTTGAAAACACGACGCGGAAGGCAAAGCGGATACACGGAATTTATTTGATGCAAAATGTTAAAAAGCCCGGGGCCCTTGTCGAAATCGGGTTTTTGTCTAACCCGGAAGAGGCAAAACAGCTGGCCAAGCCCAAATATCAGGACAAAATCGCAGCATCCGTTTATAAAGGCGTATTGCGCTACTTTACAGAAGACAGAGACCCTCCTGAATAA
- a CDS encoding Mrp/NBP35 family ATP-binding protein: protein MLREDDVKKIVGDLDEPFLHKPLRELDAVKEIKIKPEKRHVSVKVALAKTGSAEQMQLQQEIVIRLKEAGAETVGLRFEELPEEVVMSYQESAKGQDQSLLNSEKQPVFLAVASGKGGVGKSTVSVNLAVSLARIGKKVGLIDADIYGFSVPDMMGITVRPTIEGEKVVPVERFGVKVISMGFFVEDNAPVIWRGPMLGKMLNNFFHEVEWGDVDYIILDLPPGTGDVALDVHSMLPSCKEVIVSTPHPTAAFVAARAGAMALKTDHEIVGIVENMAYYESVKTGEKEYVFGKGGGEKLAEELGVPILGKIPLKQPDWDDSEFAPSVYDESHPTGAIYLDIAKKIDESIGAKA from the coding sequence ATGTTGCGAGAAGACGATGTAAAAAAGATAGTCGGCGATTTGGACGAGCCATTTCTTCACAAGCCGCTCAGAGAGCTGGATGCCGTAAAAGAAATTAAAATAAAACCCGAAAAACGGCACGTCAGCGTAAAGGTGGCGCTCGCAAAAACGGGATCTGCCGAACAAATGCAGCTTCAGCAGGAAATCGTCATACGGTTGAAAGAAGCCGGTGCAGAGACGGTCGGCCTGCGTTTTGAGGAGCTGCCCGAAGAAGTCGTAATGAGTTATCAAGAGTCTGCCAAAGGGCAGGATCAATCTCTGCTGAATAGTGAAAAACAGCCTGTGTTTTTAGCTGTGGCAAGCGGCAAAGGCGGCGTCGGCAAGTCGACGGTGTCGGTCAATTTGGCTGTGTCCCTGGCGCGAATCGGAAAGAAAGTCGGATTAATCGACGCCGATATTTACGGTTTCAGTGTTCCGGATATGATGGGAATCACTGTACGGCCGACGATCGAAGGAGAAAAGGTCGTGCCGGTTGAAAGATTCGGGGTCAAAGTGATTTCGATGGGATTCTTTGTAGAAGACAATGCCCCTGTCATTTGGAGAGGCCCCATGCTTGGAAAAATGCTGAATAACTTCTTCCATGAGGTTGAATGGGGGGATGTCGATTATATTATCTTAGACCTGCCGCCGGGAACAGGCGATGTAGCGCTTGATGTTCACTCAATGCTTCCAAGCTGCAAAGAGGTGATCGTGTCGACGCCGCACCCTACTGCCGCGTTTGTCGCTGCAAGAGCGGGCGCGATGGCCTTGAAGACCGATCATGAAATCGTGGGGATCGTTGAAAATATGGCTTATTACGAAAGCGTCAAAACAGGCGAGAAAGAATATGTATTCGGCAAAGGCGGAGGCGAAAAGCTCGCAGAGGAACTAGGCGTTCCAATTCTGGGCAAAATTCCGCTGAAGCAGCCGGATTGGGATGACAGCGAATTTGCGCCGTCCGTTTATGATGAAAGCCACCCGACCGGCGCCATTTATTTGGATATCGCCAAAAAAATCGACGAAAGCATTGGCGCAAAAGCTTAA
- the gerD gene encoding spore germination lipoprotein GerD: MFKTAMLSISCFLFLSVTACAPTDQAAEMDYDQTKKMVVDILKTDDGKKAIQEILNDDKLNETLVMDEKTVKETVEKTMTSKKGAEFWKKVFEDPKFAEGFAKTLQNEHEKVLKKLMKDPEYQKMLMQVMQDPEMAKKYGELVRSQEFRSHLQEVISDTLTSPLYRKQFEEELKKAAAESMKEEMKGGEEKQS; the protein is encoded by the coding sequence ATGTTCAAGACCGCAATGCTATCGATAAGCTGTTTTCTGTTTCTATCTGTAACAGCTTGTGCTCCCACGGACCAAGCAGCTGAGATGGACTATGATCAAACCAAAAAAATGGTTGTCGATATATTAAAGACAGATGACGGAAAAAAAGCGATTCAAGAAATATTAAATGATGACAAATTAAATGAAACACTTGTAATGGATGAAAAAACTGTCAAAGAAACCGTTGAAAAAACAATGACCTCCAAAAAAGGAGCTGAATTTTGGAAAAAAGTCTTTGAAGATCCAAAATTCGCTGAAGGCTTTGCCAAAACACTTCAAAATGAACATGAAAAAGTGCTGAAAAAACTGATGAAAGATCCTGAGTACCAAAAAATGCTGATGCAGGTCATGCAGGATCCTGAAATGGCCAAAAAATACGGTGAACTTGTCAGAAGCCAGGAATTCCGAAGCCACCTGCAGGAAGTCATATCTGACACTCTGACAAGCCCTCTTTACAGAAAGCAGTTTGAAGAGGAACTGAAAAAAGCTGCTGCTGAAAGCATGAAAGAAGAAATGAAAGGCGGCGAAGAAAAACAAAGCTGA
- a CDS encoding KinB-signaling pathway activation protein — protein MKSRNLVRFFFSVLGVGALTTSIVGFAIEWGRYKELFLSFEVLEILSVLFWFIGVGMIFSVIAQMGFVIFLTIHRFALEIFRSHSLWNSIQLFLIIFVAFDLVYLRFLFFEKDGGSIIPYIWLPLFILAVGIAAAYAKQKQSSKKTFVSALFLMFVFTVMEWFPALRVNEEDWLYLMLLPLLACNAFQLLMLPKFQARA, from the coding sequence ATGAAAAGCCGTAATCTCGTCCGATTTTTCTTTTCCGTATTGGGTGTCGGAGCTTTGACTACAAGTATTGTCGGTTTTGCCATAGAGTGGGGAAGATATAAGGAGCTGTTTCTTTCCTTCGAGGTATTGGAGATTCTGTCTGTTCTTTTCTGGTTTATCGGGGTTGGCATGATCTTTAGCGTGATTGCTCAAATGGGATTTGTGATTTTCTTAACGATTCACCGCTTTGCACTGGAAATTTTCAGATCTCATTCTTTGTGGAATTCGATTCAGCTGTTTTTGATTATATTTGTCGCGTTTGACTTGGTTTACTTGCGCTTTCTGTTTTTTGAAAAAGATGGAGGCTCCATCATTCCGTACATTTGGCTGCCGCTCTTTATTTTGGCGGTAGGCATTGCGGCCGCTTATGCAAAGCAAAAACAGTCCTCTAAAAAAACGTTCGTTTCCGCATTATTTCTAATGTTTGTTTTTACTGTGATGGAGTGGTTCCCGGCGTTAAGGGTCAATGAAGAGGACTGGCTCTATTTAATGCTGCTTCCTTTATTAGCCTGCAACGCTTTTCAGCTTTTAATGCTGCCAAAATTTCAGGCACGCGCTTAG
- the pdaB gene encoding polysaccharide deacetylase family sporulation protein PdaB, whose translation MNHFYVWHIKRIKQLIIIMIAAFATASFFYVQNLLPLPVFSTEGGAKAVYRGDSDTNEVALTFNISWGDQKAMPILDTLKANGIKDATFFLSASWAERHPDVVERIRKDGHQIGSMGYAYKNYSQMKKSEIKKDLAKARHSFQKLGLDDLTLLRPPTGQFNKDVLDVAKQYGYTVVHYSINSDDWTNPGVQKIVQNVNGTVNAGDIVLFHASDSAKQTKEALPEIVHHLRSKGLKNVTVSELIANTDAKSSEVK comes from the coding sequence GTGAACCATTTTTATGTGTGGCATATCAAACGGATTAAGCAGCTAATCATTATTATGATAGCCGCTTTTGCGACAGCAAGTTTTTTTTATGTGCAAAACCTGCTCCCTCTTCCTGTGTTTTCTACAGAAGGCGGAGCAAAAGCGGTATATAGAGGAGATTCAGATACAAATGAAGTAGCCCTTACATTTAATATCAGCTGGGGAGATCAAAAGGCAATGCCCATTTTAGACACATTAAAAGCAAACGGTATTAAAGACGCGACCTTTTTTCTATCAGCTTCATGGGCAGAGCGCCACCCGGATGTCGTAGAAAGAATCCGTAAAGATGGTCACCAGATCGGGAGTATGGGCTATGCTTATAAAAACTATTCGCAAATGAAGAAAAGCGAGATCAAAAAAGACTTAGCAAAAGCACGACACTCCTTTCAAAAACTCGGGCTTGACGACCTTACGCTTTTAAGACCGCCGACCGGCCAGTTTAATAAAGACGTACTCGATGTTGCTAAACAGTACGGCTACACCGTTGTTCATTATAGTATTAACTCGGATGACTGGACGAACCCGGGGGTTCAAAAGATCGTCCAAAACGTAAATGGAACGGTAAACGCCGGTGACATCGTGCTCTTTCACGCTTCAGATTCCGCCAAACAAACAAAAGAAGCCCTGCCAGAGATCGTGCACCATCTCAGAAGCAAGGGGCTCAAAAACGTAACAGTCAGCGAATTAATCGCAAATACGGATGCAAAATCTTCAGAAGTAAAGTAG